CTTGTTGCAATTCGAATGTTACATCTTGACCAGCTTTAAGTGTTTTATAACCGTCCATTACAATCGTTGAGTAATGAGCGAATATATCAGTCTCGCTGCCGTCTTCTACGATGAAGCCAAAACCTTTGGCATTGTTGAACCATTTGACTTTTCCACAAGCCATACTTCTACATCCTTCTATAAGTTGACTAATTTAGTTATTCTAAACCGTGTAATTTGCTAGACTGACTAATGATTAATCAATCTATATTTGACTGTAGTTTATTTAGCCAGTCAGTCAAGTGTTTTAGACTATTTTTTAACAATTTATTTATTTTTTTATTCAAGTTTGCTTGAGTTCTAAAGACAAGACTATATTTAATTATGAGTGGCATGAAAGATTCTGGTGTTATTGAAACAGTTCGCGATAGTGAAAAGCAAAAATTGCAACCACCGCGAAAATATAAAGTCATTTTAAATAAT
Above is a window of Pseudoalteromonas shioyasakiensis DNA encoding:
- the cspD gene encoding cold shock domain-containing protein CspD, producing the protein MACGKVKWFNNAKGFGFIVEDGSETDIFAHYSTIVMDGYKTLKAGQDVTFELQQGPKGLHATNIAPNDEIS